A window from Nitrospira sp. ND1 encodes these proteins:
- a CDS encoding YetF domain-containing protein: MRSSAMERYLDGLPLILVDQGRPLKELMHRARVDERDILAAAREKHGLERMDQIKYAILETNGMISIVPKTG; this comes from the coding sequence GTGCGGTCTTCTGCTATGGAGCGGTATCTGGACGGACTGCCGTTGATCCTGGTCGATCAAGGCCGGCCGTTGAAGGAACTCATGCACCGGGCGCGCGTGGATGAACGGGATATCCTCGCGGCTGCGCGGGAAAAGCATGGTTTGGAGCGGATGGACCAAATCAAGTATGCGATCCTTGAAACGAACGGCATGATTTCCATCGTACCGAAGACGGGATAG
- a CDS encoding DUF1353 domain-containing protein, with product MVFDWHVPIVIDGVEHKLIIPKLATTDFASIPRILHSLISPLNNTIYAAILHDYLYRDPADEFARSLPRETVDRVFYWGMRARGVWRLTAGLMYLGVRSGGWISYKRMPKAG from the coding sequence ATGGTGTTTGATTGGCATGTGCCCATCGTGATTGACGGTGTGGAGCACAAACTCATCATTCCGAAACTTGCTACTACGGACTTTGCCAGCATCCCGCGGATTTTGCATTCACTCATTTCTCCCCTCAATAACACGATTTACGCTGCGATTTTGCATGATTACCTTTACAGGGATCCTGCAGACGAGTTCGCACGCAGTCTACCACGCGAAACTGTGGATCGAGTTTTTTACTGGGGCATGCGTGCTCGTGGTGTGTGGCGATTGACGGCTGGACTTATGTATCTAGGCGTGCGCAGCGGGGGATGGATCAGCTACAAACGGATGCCGAAGGCAGGGTAG
- a CDS encoding patatin-like phospholipase family protein has protein sequence MSVMLVGIMLLFAGCTTQPLPGAIDSNSYFAQGVEARIRGNNGIPPTVGLALAGGGTKAANFSIGVLQGLTETGVMERVDVISTVSGGGYGALWYFSRLLNPEGNPQTASVPLSSGFLASKFFQDCLPIKYVEYYADSANISSVGSRESYSSTNPIWSGCPRSATNYDVNSNSRFHSDPVRYQNHLRGYQDLFGSNAPFRYNETTRKKLQVYLDYAGLSALTLGAMAINVVPNLVFDWEIPLSPSRRRYEAGIVRTFGATPHNCNKLSVACSEDTRPLGDEAWVRNDLTFSLLRQQYEKGAVPLWVINATAGENRSWLYFDGTPEQKRFQLTAFEFSPYGSGSGLFRYSTNQLDDLRPWQAVTSSAAFLDSQQKVLKKWLAIANPALKLTTLDWGRSVPNPHISLAENIFHKLLPFPLYLLHGRAGDSADDFVNIRLSDGGQSENLGVYALVQRKLEDVIVSDHSADRSGSMADLCRLKYGLLRDQGPEPLYVYFPGLANLDQVCNQDLELGYDIFRWDHPIVLGCITSNPRDVICSGALNAERPHFQRLYLIKPALPSAQSHDALGRKLEAVGRDCRSGTNTASCKAAVVGHCHQFLAGDSHSRHIVGVASRPESWPLENDVSCELISFMMINAFNKGGFDDEDLCPYVPQNGTAAITADSSPFLFGAYRDLGSYYATQLRWFFGSDSVRPMGDIVTRHNRYRQVIESQMQDALIPVTRFVDGKAGPIGICLR, from the coding sequence ATGAGCGTTATGTTGGTAGGTATCATGCTGCTATTCGCGGGATGTACAACACAGCCACTGCCTGGGGCAATAGATAGCAACTCCTATTTCGCGCAGGGTGTTGAAGCACGGATCCGCGGCAATAACGGAATTCCCCCTACAGTTGGCTTGGCATTGGCTGGAGGAGGCACCAAGGCTGCAAATTTTTCCATCGGTGTTCTTCAGGGATTGACAGAAACCGGAGTTATGGAGCGTGTCGATGTGATTTCAACCGTTTCTGGAGGCGGGTATGGTGCGCTCTGGTATTTTTCGCGGTTGCTGAATCCGGAGGGTAATCCACAAACGGCAAGCGTGCCTCTTTCTTCAGGGTTCCTGGCCAGTAAATTCTTCCAGGACTGCCTCCCTATCAAGTATGTGGAGTATTACGCTGACTCTGCAAATATCAGCTCAGTAGGAAGCAGGGAGAGTTACAGTTCTACAAATCCAATTTGGTCGGGTTGCCCTCGATCCGCTACCAACTATGACGTGAATTCCAACTCCAGATTTCACAGTGATCCAGTTCGCTACCAGAATCATCTGCGTGGGTACCAGGACCTTTTCGGGTCGAACGCACCATTCCGTTATAACGAGACGACCAGAAAGAAGTTACAGGTCTATTTGGATTACGCAGGACTTAGTGCGTTGACCCTAGGGGCCATGGCGATCAATGTGGTGCCGAACCTTGTTTTCGACTGGGAAATTCCACTTTCTCCCTCTCGACGGCGTTATGAGGCAGGAATAGTTCGAACGTTTGGAGCCACACCACATAATTGCAACAAGCTTTCTGTTGCCTGCAGCGAAGATACCCGTCCGCTGGGGGACGAAGCCTGGGTCCGCAATGACCTCACGTTTAGCCTGCTGCGGCAACAATATGAAAAAGGTGCCGTGCCACTGTGGGTCATCAATGCCACGGCAGGCGAAAATCGAAGTTGGTTATATTTTGATGGCACTCCAGAGCAGAAACGCTTTCAACTTACAGCTTTTGAATTTTCTCCATACGGATCTGGATCTGGTCTCTTCAGATACTCGACGAATCAATTGGACGATTTGCGTCCGTGGCAGGCCGTAACTTCTTCCGCCGCATTTCTCGACTCTCAGCAAAAGGTTCTTAAGAAATGGCTTGCGATTGCTAACCCTGCTTTGAAGCTGACTACGCTTGATTGGGGGAGAAGTGTTCCAAACCCTCATATTTCTCTGGCTGAAAACATCTTCCACAAGCTTCTGCCTTTTCCACTGTATCTTCTCCATGGGCGAGCTGGAGATTCCGCGGACGATTTTGTGAATATCCGCCTTTCCGATGGTGGGCAGTCGGAAAACCTGGGAGTGTATGCGCTTGTTCAGCGCAAGTTGGAGGACGTTATCGTTTCAGATCATTCTGCGGATCGGAGTGGATCAATGGCTGATCTCTGCCGACTAAAGTACGGTCTATTAAGAGATCAAGGGCCTGAACCTTTGTACGTCTATTTCCCAGGCTTAGCCAACCTTGACCAGGTCTGTAATCAGGACTTGGAGTTGGGATACGATATTTTTAGATGGGATCACCCAATCGTACTGGGATGCATTACATCCAACCCACGGGATGTGATCTGTTCTGGCGCACTCAACGCGGAACGCCCTCACTTTCAAAGACTTTATCTCATCAAGCCCGCCCTACCTAGTGCGCAAAGTCATGACGCGCTTGGACGTAAGTTGGAAGCTGTGGGACGAGACTGCCGAAGCGGCACGAACACAGCCTCGTGCAAAGCTGCGGTTGTGGGACATTGTCATCAGTTTCTGGCTGGAGATAGTCATTCTCGCCATATTGTGGGAGTGGCTAGTCGACCTGAGTCCTGGCCCCTTGAAAATGATGTGAGTTGCGAGTTGATCAGTTTTATGATGATCAATGCGTTCAACAAGGGAGGGTTCGACGACGAGGACCTATGCCCGTACGTTCCTCAAAACGGGACTGCAGCAATCACAGCAGACTCATCGCCGTTTCTGTTTGGAGCATATAGAGATTTGGGAAGTTACTACGCCACGCAACTCCGCTGGTTCTTTGGCTCAGATAGCGTTCGGCCGATGGGTGATATTGTCACTAGACATAATCGATATCGACAAGTCATCGAAAGCCAAATGCAAGATGCCCTCATTCCGGTGACCCGTTTTGTTGATGGCAAGGCTGGACCGATAGGTATTTGTCTCAGGTAG
- a CDS encoding zeta toxin family protein, which produces MPRVRGRSSRTPRCIVIAGPNGAGKTTFAREFLPREGGVIHFVNADLIASGLSPLKPELATRQGGRLLLMELNRLAGARADFAFETTLSGRTYLKLLKQWKTDGYRIEIVFLSLPSVALALQRIAVRVRQGGHDVPRADVLRRFRRSLKNFQLLYQDLADKWYLYDNSEPVPRLQKEGP; this is translated from the coding sequence ATGCCACGCGTACGAGGTCGATCGAGCCGCACTCCTCGATGTATTGTGATTGCCGGGCCGAACGGCGCTGGGAAAACCACATTCGCTCGGGAGTTTCTTCCGCGTGAGGGCGGAGTCATCCATTTCGTGAATGCCGATCTCATTGCGAGCGGGTTGTCGCCACTCAAGCCGGAACTGGCAACCCGGCAGGGAGGACGCCTGTTGCTGATGGAGTTGAATCGATTGGCTGGTGCTCGGGCAGACTTTGCTTTTGAGACAACCTTGAGCGGACGGACCTACCTCAAACTATTAAAACAGTGGAAGACTGATGGCTATCGGATTGAAATCGTGTTCCTCTCCCTGCCTTCTGTCGCGCTGGCTCTCCAGCGGATCGCCGTGCGGGTGCGTCAGGGAGGGCATGATGTACCCAGAGCCGATGTCCTGCGTCGATTTCGTCGGAGTTTGAAGAATTTTCAGTTGCTGTATCAGGATCTGGCAGACAAGTGGTACCTCTACGATAATTCAGAACCAGTGCCGAGACTCCAGAAGGAGGGGCCGTGA
- a CDS encoding MFS transporter produces MAQAHRWLLTRDFSLMWWSQVLSQVAEGISKLALLWFVYAVTGSPLKTTVIGLLQTLPPILFGPFIGVIVDRFPKKTILIGSDIARGVLIGLIPCLVSVEHFTVGSLYLLTFLYGVATAVFVPTLSSAVPFMVARPQFTAANALLQSTTSLGIIIGPAVSGLGIAFAGSQDVLCLNAMTYFASAACLLPIRLRVTEPTTVDGEGWRPFIRNLLEGIRYAFLTHRTVLILIVLASIYTFGSGAFTTLFPVFGRHLLGLGPVEVGYLWSWLGVGLLLSSVGLILMSGWDLSQRLSVITLSCALAGLALLGLTWTDDLRLAAVLVGCIGIGFGAWTPIAWGIIQEVAPAGMVGRVMAVYTASATATSMLGMSAFGWVAESFGSVASIIGIGGVMCVLAGGSAWFGKKVGVAKIEKADV; encoded by the coding sequence ATGGCCCAAGCCCATCGGTGGCTGCTCACACGCGACTTCAGTCTGATGTGGTGGAGTCAGGTGCTGTCCCAAGTTGCCGAAGGTATCAGCAAGCTGGCCTTGCTCTGGTTCGTCTATGCGGTGACGGGCTCACCGCTCAAGACGACCGTCATCGGGCTTCTCCAGACGCTCCCGCCGATTCTGTTTGGCCCGTTCATCGGCGTAATCGTCGATCGCTTCCCCAAGAAAACCATCCTCATCGGAAGCGATATCGCCAGAGGCGTCCTCATCGGACTCATCCCCTGCCTGGTCTCGGTGGAACATTTTACCGTCGGGTCGCTCTACCTTCTTACCTTTCTGTATGGCGTCGCCACGGCGGTATTTGTGCCCACGCTGTCATCGGCCGTTCCCTTCATGGTCGCTCGCCCTCAATTCACGGCGGCGAATGCGCTGCTCCAAAGTACGACCAGTCTCGGGATCATCATCGGGCCGGCGGTCAGCGGACTTGGTATTGCGTTCGCCGGTTCTCAGGACGTGCTCTGCCTGAACGCCATGACCTATTTCGCGTCAGCCGCATGCCTGCTGCCGATCCGGCTGCGAGTGACGGAGCCTACAACGGTCGATGGAGAGGGATGGAGACCGTTCATCCGAAACCTGCTCGAAGGCATCCGCTATGCGTTTCTCACCCACCGCACCGTGCTGATTCTGATTGTCCTCGCGTCGATCTATACGTTCGGCAGCGGCGCGTTCACGACACTGTTCCCTGTCTTTGGGCGCCACCTGCTCGGGCTCGGGCCGGTGGAGGTCGGGTATCTCTGGTCCTGGCTTGGGGTGGGGTTGCTGCTCTCTTCGGTCGGGCTGATCCTGATGAGCGGGTGGGACCTTTCGCAGCGGCTCTCGGTAATCACTCTCTCCTGCGCACTCGCGGGGTTGGCCTTGTTGGGCCTGACGTGGACGGATGATTTGCGCCTGGCTGCTGTACTCGTGGGTTGCATCGGCATCGGCTTCGGCGCGTGGACCCCCATCGCCTGGGGCATCATTCAGGAAGTGGCTCCGGCGGGAATGGTCGGCCGCGTCATGGCGGTCTACACGGCGAGTGCCACCGCGACATCCATGCTCGGCATGAGTGCGTTCGGCTGGGTAGCGGAGTCGTTCGGCTCTGTCGCCAGCATCATCGGGATCGGCGGAGTGATGTGTGTCTTGGCAGGGGGGAGTGCCTGGTTTGGGAAGAAGGTTGGTGTGGCCAAAATCGAGAAAGCAGATGTGTGA
- a CDS encoding MFS transporter: MSEDGSVSIPSRGWRLIQTRDFGLLWWGQTTSQIGEGLNKVALLWFVYELTGSVMKMTMVGLLQTIPPLLFGPLIGVYLDRLPKKAVMIWVDLLRAVLTVLIPALYAMDMLSIEGLYGLIFLTSVVSTVFGPALVSAVPLLVRPSELMSANALIQGTNNIGMLLGPAISGVMIALINAENVLFVNSATFLLSALCLMPIRFSIPHVAARDASSSVWDELKVGFRFVFGQQPMVLTLVIISSLYNLGVSAFVFILPVYAKEFLQVGPVQLGWLWSALGVGMLAASTWLAWKKQSDMQGRLRIVVSGMTIGGLAVCSLSLLETPLVAAAIVIIVGGSTAVLNPIVWAVLQEVTPEHLIGRVLTTFSVGSMASAMAGMTGFGWVADAIGPAASLVGLGLVLLLTAAVAVSCVRRARPVLVAQA; the protein is encoded by the coding sequence ATGTCAGAGGATGGTTCAGTCTCGATTCCAAGCCGCGGGTGGCGTCTCATTCAAACCAGAGATTTCGGGCTGCTGTGGTGGGGGCAGACCACCTCTCAGATCGGAGAGGGCTTAAACAAGGTTGCGCTGCTCTGGTTCGTCTATGAACTGACCGGCTCGGTCATGAAGATGACCATGGTCGGACTTCTCCAGACCATCCCCCCGCTCTTGTTCGGTCCGCTGATCGGCGTATACCTGGACCGGCTGCCGAAAAAAGCCGTCATGATCTGGGTCGATCTGCTTCGCGCAGTGCTCACCGTTCTCATCCCGGCGCTATATGCCATGGACATGCTGTCGATCGAGGGACTCTATGGACTGATTTTTCTCACGTCGGTGGTCTCCACCGTATTCGGTCCCGCGCTGGTGTCGGCCGTGCCGTTATTGGTTCGACCTTCGGAGCTGATGTCGGCGAATGCGCTCATTCAAGGCACGAACAATATCGGCATGTTGCTCGGGCCGGCGATCAGCGGCGTGATGATTGCACTCATCAACGCGGAGAATGTGTTGTTCGTCAACTCCGCCACCTTCCTTCTTTCGGCCCTGTGCCTGATGCCGATTCGCTTCAGCATTCCTCATGTTGCAGCGAGGGATGCTTCCTCCTCCGTGTGGGACGAGCTCAAGGTCGGATTTCGTTTCGTGTTCGGGCAGCAACCCATGGTATTGACCCTGGTGATCATTTCATCGCTCTACAATCTGGGTGTGAGCGCCTTCGTCTTCATCTTGCCGGTCTATGCCAAAGAGTTTCTCCAAGTCGGGCCCGTGCAACTGGGCTGGTTGTGGTCCGCGCTGGGTGTGGGGATGTTGGCGGCCTCGACCTGGCTGGCGTGGAAAAAACAGAGTGACATGCAGGGGCGCTTACGTATCGTCGTCAGCGGCATGACCATCGGCGGTCTTGCGGTCTGTAGTTTGAGCCTGCTGGAGACGCCTCTGGTCGCGGCGGCGATCGTCATCATCGTGGGCGGCAGTACGGCGGTGCTCAATCCCATCGTATGGGCGGTGCTTCAGGAAGTGACACCGGAACATTTGATCGGCCGCGTGCTCACGACGTTTAGTGTGGGCTCCATGGCCTCCGCCATGGCGGGGATGACGGGATTCGGGTGGGTGGCCGACGCGATCGGTCCCGCTGCCAGCCTGGTGGGGCTGGGGCTTGTGCTCCTGCTCACTGCAGCAGTGGCGGTGTCATGTGTTCGCAGAGCCCGTCCCGTTCTTGTCGCGCAGGCATGA
- a CDS encoding CZB domain-containing protein: MSNIIEQIDKAIGAHGAWKVKLRQNIDGTLALVPAEVGVDNRCEFGKWLYSLAGTPAATDPYYKEILELHKAFHKVAATVVTKVQSGDKTGAEASIGFKGDYTAASSKLTAKMMEWKKTAPKAA, translated from the coding sequence ATGTCCAACATCATCGAACAAATCGACAAGGCAATCGGTGCGCATGGCGCGTGGAAGGTGAAACTGCGGCAGAACATCGACGGCACGCTGGCACTGGTCCCGGCAGAAGTCGGTGTGGACAACCGCTGCGAATTCGGCAAGTGGCTGTATAGTCTGGCCGGTACCCCCGCCGCCACAGACCCCTATTACAAAGAGATCCTCGAACTGCACAAGGCCTTCCACAAGGTCGCGGCGACGGTCGTCACCAAGGTGCAATCGGGGGATAAGACCGGCGCGGAAGCGTCGATCGGCTTTAAGGGTGACTACACGGCGGCCTCCTCCAAGTTAACGGCCAAGATGATGGAGTGGAAAAAAACAGCCCCGAAGGCAGCCTGA
- a CDS encoding response regulator encodes MPSSILLIDDSPGECELFRQALTQSGYKGRLEISDGSRAAMTYLNDHVPSDEPGLILLDLKLQGERGVDVLKQLKQDARLAPIPVVILTSSDDAADVQACYQAGANGYVVKPGQFDDLVSLSLHLWKFWLEHNCTRRMATPC; translated from the coding sequence ATGCCCTCATCCATCCTGCTCATCGACGATAGCCCCGGCGAATGTGAACTCTTTCGCCAGGCCCTGACGCAGTCGGGATACAAGGGACGCTTGGAGATCAGCGATGGCAGCCGTGCGGCAATGACCTATCTCAACGATCACGTACCCAGCGATGAACCGGGCTTGATCCTGCTCGACCTCAAATTACAGGGAGAACGCGGCGTGGATGTGCTGAAACAGTTGAAGCAGGATGCGCGGCTTGCGCCGATCCCAGTGGTGATTCTCACCAGCTCCGATGACGCCGCGGACGTGCAAGCCTGCTACCAGGCCGGAGCCAACGGCTATGTGGTCAAGCCGGGACAATTCGACGATCTGGTGAGCCTCTCCCTGCACCTCTGGAAATTCTGGCTGGAACACAACTGTACCAGACGGATGGCCACCCCATGCTGA
- a CDS encoding efflux RND transporter permease subunit, whose protein sequence is MLTRAALKNPYAVFAICMIALILGAVSYQKMRVDIFPEIKLPSILVTTFYRGLSPSAMEGAITLKMEQRFVEASYVEHIESQSLSGMSYIKVFFQPDYGIDAAQSELTSLAYSIIRLLPPGVYPPSVYKFGVSSLPVGYLSISSDTLGPKEIRDLAYFNVRNQIATIPGISFGPPLGGKVRQITVFLDQQRLLARGVSPSEVVNALNAQSAIIPAGNIKIGDLDYYVYSNSLVDVVDKINDIPIKIVNGTPVLIRDIGTAADSAAVQTSIVRVNGREATYLPITRQEGANTLEVTDGIRAKLSNLTEIPSGTTIKFIYDQSLYIRQAIANLQKEGLLGAGLAGLMIFIFLASIKAALVVGLAIPLSLTAALVALYLTGQTVNLMTLGGLALVIGTLLDNNIVVQENLHRHLEMGKDGRSAAEDSAMELTLPILVATICILIVYLPIMFFTGIVKYLFVPLAMTVAFAMLADYVVSMSVTPVVLAWLYQAGHAKSSEHESSADQGWFRYVLAIYEPLLTAGVRFKPVVIGLAMLALVGTGVFLLPRLHTEFFPKVDAGNFTMSVMAPEGSRIEKTTAIVGHIEQLVHDTIPKDDLEEVISNTGLYYGDAARFAPNTGNHTAFVLVNLATGHQGHTEDYIAELRKKFKASLPGVEIAFQTGGIISDVLNFGLKAPIDIQVKGPNLDIVRPVAEQIQRRIAQVPNTVDVRIKQGKSYPELHIDVDRTKAAYYGINQNRVVVDVITGISSNLALSPNYWLDPKTANGYFLLAQYPEQSLTTTEDLLNIPIIGARTPLLPTASLTGGGMQGSTLALQNTPFAGRQMELTSGYYASGDDRRGPPVMLRDVASLKFKTGPDSIDHYDLSRLINVLVTPVGNDLGRVAKDIEKVLAEVPLPKDVTVRLRGEVANMRGAIQNFALALPLAVVLIYLVMVALFRSFIDPLIILVAVPLGWIGTVLTLHLTNTSVNVESMIGTLMMMGIVVSNSILLVDFANRMVRHGATAEHAVLEAGRRRIRPILMTALATILGLLPLALGFGEGNETMVPLARAVVGGLAVSTIMTLLVVPIMHSLVLIRRERPPVSSTAPATLEEIR, encoded by the coding sequence ATGCTGACGCGCGCCGCCCTTAAAAATCCTTACGCCGTCTTTGCGATCTGCATGATTGCGCTGATCCTGGGCGCCGTGTCCTATCAGAAAATGCGCGTGGACATCTTTCCCGAGATCAAGCTGCCGTCGATTCTTGTCACCACCTTCTATCGCGGCCTGAGCCCCAGCGCAATGGAAGGGGCGATCACGCTCAAGATGGAGCAACGCTTCGTCGAGGCGAGTTACGTCGAACACATCGAATCTCAATCGCTCTCGGGGATGAGTTACATCAAGGTCTTTTTTCAGCCTGACTATGGGATCGATGCGGCCCAGTCGGAACTGACCAGCCTGGCCTACAGCATCATTCGCCTGCTGCCGCCCGGCGTCTATCCGCCCTCCGTCTATAAGTTCGGCGTATCCAGTCTGCCGGTGGGCTACCTCTCCATCTCCAGCGACACGCTCGGCCCCAAAGAAATTCGTGACCTCGCTTACTTCAACGTACGCAACCAGATCGCCACCATCCCCGGCATCTCCTTCGGCCCGCCGTTGGGCGGCAAGGTCCGGCAGATCACGGTCTTTCTCGACCAGCAACGGCTGCTCGCACGCGGCGTGTCTCCGTCTGAGGTCGTGAACGCGCTGAATGCCCAGAGCGCCATCATCCCGGCCGGCAACATCAAGATCGGCGACCTCGATTATTACGTCTATTCGAACAGTCTCGTGGACGTGGTGGACAAAATCAACGACATTCCCATCAAGATCGTGAACGGCACGCCCGTGCTGATTCGTGACATCGGCACCGCCGCCGACAGCGCCGCGGTACAGACCTCGATCGTGCGGGTAAACGGGCGTGAAGCGACCTACCTTCCGATCACCAGGCAGGAAGGCGCCAACACGCTGGAAGTGACCGACGGCATTCGCGCAAAACTCTCGAATCTCACAGAGATTCCGTCCGGGACGACCATCAAGTTTATCTACGACCAGTCGCTGTACATCCGCCAGGCCATCGCCAACTTGCAGAAGGAAGGCCTGCTCGGCGCCGGTCTCGCCGGCCTCATGATTTTTATTTTCCTGGCAAGCATCAAAGCGGCGCTCGTCGTCGGCCTGGCCATTCCCCTCTCCTTGACCGCCGCGCTGGTGGCCCTCTATCTGACCGGACAAACCGTGAACCTGATGACGTTGGGCGGACTCGCGCTAGTGATCGGCACTCTGCTGGACAACAACATCGTGGTGCAGGAAAACCTGCATCGGCACTTGGAAATGGGCAAGGACGGCCGTTCGGCGGCTGAAGACAGTGCCATGGAGCTGACCCTGCCCATCCTGGTGGCCACGATTTGTATCCTCATCGTGTACCTGCCGATCATGTTTTTTACCGGGATCGTGAAGTATCTCTTCGTCCCGCTGGCCATGACGGTGGCCTTCGCCATGTTGGCCGACTATGTCGTCTCCATGTCGGTAACACCGGTCGTGCTGGCCTGGCTCTATCAAGCCGGGCATGCAAAATCTTCGGAACATGAGTCCTCGGCCGACCAAGGATGGTTTCGCTACGTGCTCGCGATCTACGAGCCACTGCTCACCGCCGGTGTACGTTTCAAACCGGTCGTGATCGGCCTGGCTATGCTCGCCCTGGTCGGCACCGGCGTTTTTCTGCTCCCCAGACTCCACACCGAGTTCTTCCCCAAGGTAGATGCAGGCAATTTCACCATGTCGGTGATGGCGCCGGAGGGATCACGGATCGAAAAGACCACGGCCATCGTGGGTCACATCGAACAACTCGTGCACGATACGATCCCGAAGGACGACCTCGAAGAAGTCATTTCGAACACCGGGCTCTACTACGGCGATGCCGCCCGCTTTGCGCCGAACACCGGGAACCATACGGCCTTCGTGCTGGTAAACCTGGCCACCGGACATCAGGGTCATACGGAAGACTACATCGCTGAGCTCCGGAAGAAGTTTAAGGCGTCGCTGCCAGGCGTCGAGATCGCCTTTCAAACCGGCGGCATCATCAGCGATGTGTTGAACTTCGGCCTCAAAGCCCCGATCGACATCCAGGTCAAGGGGCCGAACCTGGACATCGTCAGGCCGGTGGCGGAGCAGATCCAGCGACGGATTGCGCAGGTACCCAACACGGTCGATGTGCGGATCAAACAGGGAAAGAGTTATCCCGAGCTGCACATCGATGTGGATCGCACGAAGGCCGCGTATTACGGTATCAACCAGAATCGCGTGGTGGTGGATGTCATCACCGGCATCAGCTCCAATCTGGCCCTTTCCCCGAACTACTGGCTGGATCCCAAGACTGCCAACGGCTATTTCCTGTTGGCGCAGTATCCGGAGCAATCGCTCACCACGACGGAAGATCTGCTGAACATTCCCATCATCGGCGCGCGCACCCCTCTGTTACCGACGGCCAGCCTCACGGGCGGCGGCATGCAAGGTTCCACACTGGCGCTGCAAAACACGCCTTTCGCGGGACGACAGATGGAACTGACGAGCGGCTATTACGCCTCGGGAGACGACCGGCGCGGACCGCCGGTGATGCTGCGGGATGTGGCCTCTCTGAAATTCAAAACCGGTCCCGACTCCATCGATCACTATGATCTGTCCCGGTTAATCAACGTGCTGGTGACGCCGGTCGGAAACGATCTCGGCCGCGTGGCAAAGGATATCGAAAAGGTCCTGGCCGAGGTGCCCCTGCCCAAGGACGTCACAGTGCGACTGCGCGGCGAAGTCGCTAACATGCGCGGTGCGATTCAGAACTTCGCACTGGCCCTCCCGCTCGCCGTCGTCTTGATCTATCTCGTAATGGTGGCGTTGTTCCGCTCGTTCATCGATCCCCTCATCATCCTGGTCGCCGTTCCGCTGGGCTGGATCGGTACCGTGTTGACGCTGCATCTCACGAATACGTCGGTGAACGTCGAGTCGATGATCGGAACCCTGATGATGATGGGCATCGTGGTGTCGAACAGCATTCTACTCGTCGACTTTGCCAATCGTATGGTCCGTCATGGAGCCACGGCCGAACATGCCGTGCTCGAAGCGGGACGGCGACGCATTCGCCCGATCCTCATGACGGCCCTTGCCACGATTCTCGGCCTG